ACATGTATGTAGTAGtaggtgtgtgttcagtcatgtcccaactctttgcaacccccatggactgccaggctcctctgttcatgggattttccaggcaagaatactggagtgggttgccatttccttcgccagaggaccttcctaacccagggatcgaatctgtatctcttgcattggctagtggattctttacctctgagccacccgggaagcccgcaAGTACAGACGtagttcagccactaagtcgcttcgattgtttgcgaccccatggactgagtacAGGCATTATGGTGCATGTAAAACGTGCATTTTATCATATGTGAATTACACCACAATAACGTTGACTTTTTTAAAGAGCATttagaacaaacaaaaataaataaatggcaaaagtgaggcaaataatggaaaaaaaggtAAGCCTTCCTTCTCACCAGGgacaaaggagggaaaaaaactgatgaaatgtCAGCGGGTCGCCCTGTTATCTAACCCCGTGGTGTTGCGGGTTTTGTAGCAAGCACGTGTGACTCAGATAAATAGAAAAAGTGGATCCCCATTCCTAGCCCTCTGTGAGGGAGGCAGGGGTGCTCATCTACCCTCCAGGAACTCATCTCCTCCTCTTCTTGCCCCCAGACGCTGTTGGCATTGCTGGTCCTGGTGCTCTATGTGGGCACAGGAATATCAGGTGAGCCCTGTGGAGTcggaggagggaggagccaagagcACACAGAGTCGGAGCATAATCCGAAGCTGGTTGACACCGAGGGGACCTCCGCAGCTTGCCTCTCCCACCCTCTTCATCCCCCTGGGATGACCAGCCAAATGTATTCCAACTCCTGCTACTTTACCTTAGTAAGAGGTGGTGGTTGTACCTGTTTCAGGAAGAAGTTGGGAGGTGTCAGAAAGGATCAGAGAATGTAACTACCCCCAGAATCCTGTGACTTCCCAGGTAACATATTCAAGAAGGGACCTTAAGCTTGGCTGAGGACATCTGAGAAGGCTTTCTGTAGGTGCCATTGATGAACTGGGTCTTGAAGGCTAGGTAGGAGTGGGTCTGGTAGAGAAGGTGGGGATGCGTACTTGGGGCAGAAGGAAAGCACAACAAAGGCTCGGGGAGCTTGTAGAAACCAGCACAGCAAGAGAGGTCTACAGGAGAATGCTCAAGATACATCCTTGGTGTCTGCCTTTTAGGTGTTTGAATACCAGACCAGCGACTCCCCAGAAGAGCCGATCAAGGTCATGAGGACCTGGTTGAAAGAGAACTTGCATGTTTTCTTGGAGAAGCTAGAGAAAGAGGTGCAAGAGCTGGAGCGGCTGGTACGGGACCTGGAGCAATGGCTGGATGCCCTC
The Dama dama isolate Ldn47 chromosome 25, ASM3311817v1, whole genome shotgun sequence genome window above contains:
- the SMIM23 gene encoding small integral membrane protein 23, with product MVVHQVGSRGRVAAERRGSRCEDRKQTLLALLVLVLYVGTGISGRSWEVSERIRECNYPQNPVTSQVFEYQTSDSPEEPIKVMRTWLKENLHVFLEKLEKEVQELERLVRDLEQWLDALLGEGHPEDLCSTVRNHL